CCCAGCAGCTGCCTGCAACACTGGAGCAGACCCAGCAGCTGCCTGCAACACTGGAGCAGACCCAGCACCCTCCTGCAATACTGGAGCAGACCCAGCAGCTGCCTGCAACACTGGAGCAGACCCAGCAGCTTCCTGCAACACTGGAGCAGACCCAGCACCCTCCTGCAACACTGGAGCAGACCCAGCAGCTGCCTGCAACACTGGAGCAGACCCAGCAGCTGCCTGCAACACTGGAGCAGACCCAGCACCCTCCTGCAACACTGGAGCAGACCCAGCAGCCACCTGCAACACTGGAGCAGACCCAGCAGCTGCCTGCAACACTGGAGCAGACCCAGCACCCTCCTGCAACACTGGAGCAGACCCAGCAGCCGCCTGCAACACTGGAGCAGACCCAGCACCCTCCTGCAACACTGGAGCAGACCCAGCAGCTGCCTGCAACACTGGAGCAGACCCAGCAGCTGCCTGCAACACTGGAGCAGACCCAGCAGCTGCCTGCAACACTGGAGCAGATCCAGCACCCTCCTGCAACACTGGAGCAGACCCAGCAGCTGCCTGCAACACTGGAGCAGACCCAGCAGCTGCCTGCAACACTGGAGCAGACCCAGCACCCTCCTGCAACACTGGAGCAGACCCAGCAGCTGCCTACAACACTGGAGCAGACCCAGCAGCTGCCTGCAACACTGGAGCAGACCCAGCACCCTCCTGCAACACTGGAGCAGACCCAGCTGCTGCCTGCAACACTGGAGCAGACCCAGCAGCCGCCTGCAACACTGGAGCAGACCCAGCAGCCGCCTGCAACATTGGAGCAGACCCAGCAGCCGCCTGCAACACTGGAGCAGACCCAGCAGCTGCCTGCAACACTGGAGCAGACCCAGCAGCCGCCTGCAACACTGGAGCAGACCCAGCAGCCGCCTGCAACATTGGAGCAGACCCAGCAGCCGCCTGCAACACTGGAGCAGACCCAGCAGCTGCCTGCAACACTGGAGCAGACCCAGCAGCCGCCTGCAACACTGGAGCAGACCCAGCAGCCGCCTGCAACACTGGAGCAGACCCAGCAGCTGCCTACAACACTGGAGCAGACCCAGCACCCTCC
This genomic window from Procambarus clarkii isolate CNS0578487 chromosome 1, FALCON_Pclarkii_2.0, whole genome shotgun sequence contains:
- the LOC138363473 gene encoding uncharacterized protein — protein: MFANDAKIMRRIKTDENRQRLQDDQDKMEEWSRIWLLKFNSGKCKTQQLPATLEQTQQLPATLEQTQHPPATLEQTQQLPATLEQTQQLPATLEQTQHPPATLEQTQQPPATLEQTQQLPATLEQTQHPPATLEQTQQPPATLEQTQHPPATLEQTQQLPATLEQTQQLPATLEQTQQLPATLEQTQHPPAILEQTQQLPATLEQTQQLPATLEQTQHPPATLEQTQQLPATLEQTQQLPATLEQTQHPPATLEQTQQPPATLEQTQQLPATLEQTQHPPATLEQTQQPPATLEQTQHPPATLEQTQQLPATLEQTQQLPATLEQTQQLPATLEQIQHPPATLEQTQQLPATLEQTQQLPATLEQTQHPPATLEQTQQLPTTLEQTQQLPATLEQTQHPPATLEQTQLLPATLEQTQQPPATLEQTQQPPATLEQTQQPPATLEQTQQLPATLEQTQQPPATLEQTQQPPATLEQTQQPPATLEQTQQLPATLEQTQQPPATLEQTQQPPATLEQTQQLPTTLEQTQHPPATLEQTQQPPATLEQTQQPPATLEQTQQPPATLEQTQQLPTTLEQTQQPPATLEQTQQLPTTLEQTQQPPATLEQTQQPPATLEQTQQPPATLEQTQQPPATLEQTQQPPATLEQTQQLPATLEQTQQLPATLEQTQQLPATLEQTQQPPTTLEQTQQPPATLEQTQQLPATLEQTQQLPTTLEQT